The following is a genomic window from Malus sylvestris chromosome 7, drMalSylv7.2, whole genome shotgun sequence.
ctccttgagaCTTCGATTCATAGCGGAGTTGATCACTCACACCGGTCTCTGCAGATCACTGATAGCAGCCTACTTGCTCGTCCTCGATGGTTACACGAATGTCTTCCACTTAGAAGGCGGACTTTACGCGTGGTTTAAGGAGGAGCTGCCATCGGttgcggaagaagaagaagagtgaAGTGCCGGTGATGGTAGCGGTACGAAAGAAAGATGCTTCAACGGAGCAAAGTTTTGTTCATAAACGAATGACTGCGTGCGTGTGTGCCAATGATTTCTCGGATGCAAATTGAACGTTCTTGTAATGAAAATACCAGCAATGCGTTGGTATTGCATCGAAATATAACAACGAAATCGGAAAAATCCATCCGTAATGTCTTCATCgtctccataaaaaaaaaataactataGCAGAAACAGCAGGCTCATAGTTCACAAAGGAAATTGGAGAAAATTTCACAAAGTTAAGAAACAGGATGATTGTTACATGATGTATCGTCGCAGCAACCGGAGATCGTGTCCTTTCCACCGCGCCCCATGTACACGACCCGTGACAATCCCGTATCAAAGTTGCAACTCATCTACAATAGCAAGTCATTGAAGCACGAAAAGGTCGAATTTTTTTAAGCTTTACAAGGTGCCATTAGAAAAGTTATCTTCTATTCCACATTAATGGATCAAATGGAGATAGCACGCGAGAGATGAGTGATCATGACGTCTCTTGAAGCCTGTATATGGTGATTTCTTGCTGCTTGAAATACCGTCGGTCCTCTTCATCAACCAGAACAAGATTCAAATAATACTTCACGCTGAATTTGTTATTGATGTTGCGATGTGTTGGTGTGAGTTCATAAGGGCTAAGAAACAATCTAATGGGAATTGATTCACCTGAAAAAGGCAAGCATGTGCATGTAAACCATTCATCTATGGACAGTTGAAGAATTGCAGCAAGATTTAGACGTAACTCAATATTTCCCAAAAACTTCATTCACGTTTACCAGACCATCCGAATTGAAAATACAAATGtgctaaaaaaaattcaaattacaCAGCCATCACCCACCTGCATGAGCATAAACTGGATATATAAGAAAGCGGAAGAGTTAATGAACATACCTCTTACTGGAGCACCATCCATCAACTCAAACTTAGCAAGTGTCTCTGTCTCAACATGGGTGTTGGGCCCTGACCCTGTTGACTCTCGACGCCTGATCTCCAGATCCATATTCTTTATCTTGATTCTCACAAGAAGGAAATATATCTTGCCAATAATAACATCTTTCAGATGGTACCTATATATCAAGTATCAACACACCAATAATAAATGCCAAATTGTTCTCTTTTGTTTTAATAACAACTCTAGGCACAAAGTTCTTGTACAAGCCCGCTATATAAAAGTGAAATCAGGCTATGGTTGTAAAGGCAATGAAACATAACATTTGAAAACAGCCATTGTTTCCGGATTTCATCTCATGCATGTAAACCACTAATGACAAACACAAAACCCTGGTCATGAAATGCATTTCGACTTACTTGCTCTTGTTGTACTCAAACTCAATGTGCAGACAATCTTCGATTCCGACTTCCATCTGCAAAGGCAATAAAATTAGAAGACGAACCATTGAGGGAGGACTAACAATGGGGTGGCTGTTGGATCACACTAGACAGATGCACCATAAAATGGAATTAGGTAATGGATGAATAGAAGCAAACTTTTTTATTGCAGTCCTTATTTGGTACTCACCTTGATGCTATTGTTAATAGATGGAGGTGGGGAATAGTTGCGAACCTGAAGCACAGAATGACATCAATACAAACTATGAGAATGCTACATGACTAGTGAGTGTGAATGGTACAGAAGATCACTTATATGGAAACACCGTAAGTCGTAAATTGTGAGCAGGTTATGGAAGCATAGATAATAAAAAGTGACAATGCACAATGCTCAAAAGATCCTGGTATTccgagaggagagagagagagagagagagagagagagagagagaagatcaCTTATATGGAAACACCGTAAGTCGTAAATTGTGAGCAGGTTATGGAAGCATAGATAATAAAAAGTGACAATGCACAATGCTCAAAAGATCCTGGTATtctaagagaaagagagattacCACAAAATCCTGGTATTCCACTATGCTACTACCATAACCACGACTAATTGTGACTTTCAGAACATACCTGGGAAAAGCAAATTTACAATATGTCATAGCAtgaattaattattatgaacatTGAACATGATGTTTTCCATCTACACTAGTGTAGAAAAACGTAAAAGGTGCCAATAGATATTTACttcaataaacaaaataagaatgaaaatataaataactatCAACGTCTTAAAACTTACCTAAGTCTCACATTCACCCCGTTGTAAGTCTCATATGGCATCTCAACTGTAGAAAACTCAAAAGGATATGTTTTCCTTTCATATATCTCTCCAGGAACATCAAGTTCACGAACTGTTAACAAGAGTAATGCACTTAGAGCTTTGAAGAATAAGGTGGAAGGGATAAACAACAAATTTAAAGCCAATTAAATGAAACACAGCACCTTTTTTTCTTCAGTAAAAAATTGGAACGCCAAAATTATAATAGGGTTCATTTCTAATGTAAAAGGTTGTAAACAAAGTACCAAAATCAGTAGTTTGAAAAACTGAGTAGAAACTGTACAAAGCTAATGAAATGAAGCCAAAGCAAACTCACCAAGAGAAGTAAAGTCATAAAAGTTGCCTCTGTCAAAGTACATCTCTGCAACATAAAATAAAGTCTATTAGACTGCTACGGTAAGAAGTAAAAATCCTAAAAAAATGCTATTGGCCAAGAAGAAAGGAACAACAATTACAGGCAGGAGCAGTTCGATTAGCATGCTGtcaaccaaaaaccaaacctcATGCTATAATTGTCACATTAAACCTCCATCATCCCAAATCATACAAAATATAACACAGGACACTAGCAAgacaataaaagaaaaaaacaataccGATTTGACCGAGAAGCTCGACTTTAACTCCATTGTGTTCGACCTTCTTCCCTTGAATTGGTTCTATATTAATCTGACAATGACAACAAAGAAAGGAAATATCTTTAAGAGGTGATCTTTATAGTCTAAACTACTCAAAATCAATTTCCTCAAGATTCAACCTTTGTGTACTATAATGCTTATCATTTAAAACAATACAATCAAACAATTTACCTTCCCAAAAATGTTTTCTTGACTTTGAAAAAGTGGGACCAATACTGCTTGGCCACTTTCCTTCTTTAAAGGGACCTACAAAATAAGATCAGAGATGAGGGGAAGAAGTATGCGATTTTCCAATCCCATACAGTTGTACTTTGGATAATAGATTCGCAATTAATAAAGCCACAGATAAATAAACCACTAAATAAAATGATCTATTGGAACTAACAAGGAGCATGAGCTACCACCTATAATATGTATGATAACGATCTTGAAAGGGAAAAATATCTCAATGTACTATTTGCATGTAGATTACCTGCTTTCGAGTTTTGGCATCAGAAAATGTGATTGAAATGTTGCAGGATGGTTTGAATGCTCCAATTAGGTAATTCTGCGACAAATTTGAAATGAGCCATATTAATACTACAAAGAATTCCTCGCGGTTTATAACCAGACTAAACAATAACGGCAGAAACCATTAGCTGTTCATGAAACCTTACCATGTTGATCAGGATAAAAAGCCCAGTTCCTAATAGCTCACTCAAGAGACCTGCAAAATTCGATGTGGACAATTCATGCCTCAACACACATTATAAAGCATGCCTCTCTCGCTAATCGTGCATATATACCAAACACTAAAATCGTAGTTTCCTTCAAGACCCGAAAAGTTCAcctaaataaactttaaaactaATAGTAGTCAACTTAAGACACACATAGCTTGCACTTACAAAGGTGCAAAATTTATCTGTTtatgcacaaaaaaaaattgttctaaGCTCGTAAATCACAATTTACTCACTTAATCCTACAATTTAAAAAGCTAAAACCCCAATGCATGAATTGTAACCCAAAACAGCTAAAATGCACAACCACCCAGTatttccaagctcaaaacttgtgcCCTAATTCTCATAGATAAAAAGGATTTCCCAATTCAACTGCATATATACCTAATCGGCTCTAAATAGGCGTAAAATGGGGAGCAATTGAGATCAAAATTCAACCGATCATCAGCCTAAATCAGAAGAAAAGTAGTAAATTTACAGGGAAGATTTTGAAAACGGAGTTGAAGATTTATGAATTTCACGTACCTTATGACGACGAAGAAAGAGATCGGCGAGCGCTGCGAATTGGGGTTTTAGGGCTGACGGAGAAGAAGAGCGAAACCACCCCTTGATTGACAGTTGGGAATGAGACTCAAAGTCTATTGCTTTCTTCTTCAAGCCGTGCTCGTTCTCACGTGCGAGCACGGGACCGAACATTTGGTTTTCCCTTTGTCACATAATTTTAAGAGTTACAACTGTTTAGAACTCGTTTGGATATACTTGTACTTCCTGAAGTAAGCACATAACTGATGTTTGATATGGATGTAACGTAAAATAAATCAGAGGCTAATTGATATGTTTTTAACTTTCGTATGagtttttatttgattaaaaaaa
Proteins encoded in this region:
- the LOC126629683 gene encoding vacuolar protein sorting-associated protein 26A; amino-acid sequence: MNYLIGAFKPSCNISITFSDAKTRKQVPLKKESGQAVLVPLFQSQENIFGKINIEPIQGKKVEHNGVKVELLGQIEMYFDRGNFYDFTSLVRELDVPGEIYERKTYPFEFSTVEMPYETYNGVNVRLRYVLKVTISRGYGSSIVEYQDFVVRNYSPPPSINNSIKMEVGIEDCLHIEFEYNKSKYHLKDVIIGKIYFLLVRIKIKNMDLEIRRRESTGSGPNTHVETETLAKFELMDGAPVRGESIPIRLFLSPYELTPTHRNINNKFSVKYYLNLVLVDEEDRRYFKQQEITIYRLQETS